In the Frankiaceae bacterium genome, GCCGTCGTCGAGGGGCTGGCCCAGATGGTCGTCAAGGGCGAGGTTCCCGAGACGCTCAAGGACAAGCAGCTCTACACGCTCGACCTGGGCTCCCTGGTCGCGGGCTCGCGCTACCGCGGTGACTTCGAGGAGCGCCTGAAGAAGGTGCTCAAGGAGATCCGCACCCGCGGTGACATCATCCTGTTCATCGACGAGATGCACACGCTGGTGGGTGCGGGGGCGGCCGAGGGCTCGATCGACGCCGCGTCGATTCTCAAGCCGATGCTGGCCCGCGGTGAGCTGCAGACCATCGGCGCCACCACCCTGGACGAGTACCGCAAGCACCTGGAGAAGGACGCCGCGCTGGAGCGCCGCTTCCAGCCGATCCAGGTCGGTGAGCCGTCGGTCGCGCACACCATCGAGATCCTCAAGGGCCTGCGCGACCGGTACGAGGCGCACCACCGGGTGTCCATCACCGACGGCGCGCTCGTGGCCGCGGCGACCCTCGCCGACCGCTACATCTCCGACCGCTTCCTGCCGGACAAGGCGATCGACCTCATCGACGAGGCGGGCTCGCGCATGCGCATCCGCCGGATGACGGCGCCGCCGGACCTGCGCGAGTTCGACGAGCGCATCGCCGGCGTACGCCGCGAGAAGGAGAGCGCGATCGACGCGCAGGACTTCGAGAAGGCGGCCAGCCTCCGCGACAAGGAGAAGAACCTCCTCCAGGAGAAGGCGCAGCGCGAGAAGGAGTGGAAGGCCGGCGACATGGACGTCGTCGCCGAGGTCGACGAGGAGCAGATCGCCGAGGTCCTCGCGACGTGGACCGGCATCCCCGTCTTCAAGCTGACCGAGGAGGAGACGCAGCGGCTGCTCCGCATGGAGGGCGAGCTGCACGAGCGGGTCATCGGCCAGGAGCAGGCCATCAAGGCCGTCTCCCAGGCGATCCGGCGCACGCGCGCGGGCCTCAAGGACCCGAAGCGTCCCGGCGGCTCGTTCATCTTCGCCGGTCCCTCGGGCGTCGGTAAGACGGAGCTGTCGAAGACCCTCGCGCAGTTCCTGTTCGGCGACGAGGACTCGCTCATCCAGCTCGACATGAGCGAGTTCATGGAGAAGCACACGGTCTCCCGCCTCGTCGGCTCGCCTCCCGGCTACGTCGGCTACGACGAGGGCGGCCAGCTCACCGAGCGGGTCCGCAGGAAGCCGTTCAGCGTCGTGCTCTTCGACGAGGTCGAGAAGGCGCACCCGGACGTCTTCAACACGCTCCTCCAGATCCTGGAGGACGGGCGCCTGACCGACTCGCAGGGCCGTACGGTCGACTTCAAGAACACCATCTTGATCATGACGACCAACCTCGGCACCCGCGACATCGCCAAGGGCATGAACCTCGGCTTCTCCAAGGCCCACGACAAGGCCGGCAACTACGAGCGGATGAAGGGCAAGGTGCAGGAGGAGCTCAAGCAGCACTTCCGGCCTGAGTTCCTCAACCGCATCGACGACATCATCGTGTTCCACCAGCTGAGCGAGGAGGAGATCGTCCAGATCGTCGACCTCATGCTCAACCGCGTGGAGACGCAGCTGAAGAACAAGGACATGGCCCTCGAGGTCACGCCCGCCGCCAAGATGCTGCTCGCGGTCAAGGGGTACGACGCCGTCCTCGGCGCCCGCCCGCTGCGCCGCACCATCCAGCGGGAGATCGAGGACTCGCTGTCCGAGAAGATCCTCTACAAGGAGCTCGGCCCCGGCCAGATCGTCGTGGTCGACGTCGAGGGCGAGGACGCGGAGGCGAAGTTCACGTTCCGCGGCGAGACCAAGCCCGACGCCGACGCGGTGCCGGACGCGCCGCCGGTCGACATGGCGGGCTCCACGGGCGACACCGCGTAGCACGCGCGCACGGACGAACGGCCGGGGTCTCGCCACCCCGGCCGTTCTCTTTCTCGGGGTGAGGATTCACCCAAACGGTCACATTTGGGATGCTGGGCGGCGTGAGCGACGAGCGGGAGCGGCGGCGCGAGGTCAACGACCTCATGCGCCACGACATGCGCACCCGCGTCGGCATCGGCAAGGGCTACATCACGATGCTGCTCGCCCACTACGACCGCATGTCGCCGGAGCAGCGCGCCGCGGCGCTGCACGGGATCGACGACGCGTTCGACCGGCTGGACGAGTTCAGCCGCCGGGTGCTCATGGACGAGAAGCTCGAGGTGCTCGGCCCCGTCGCGCAGCGCGGCGAGGTGCCGGTCGCGGCGGTGCTGAGGCCGGTCGTGGCGGCGTACCCGGGCGTGGTCGTGGAGACGGCGCCCGACGTGCCGGAGACGGCGTACGCCGACCCGGTCATGGTGCGGGAGCTGCTCGACAACCTCCTCGCCAACGCCGTGACCGCCGCCCCGCCGGACACGCCGGTGACGCTGCGGGTGTCGGGCGCGCTGCGCTTCGAGGTACGCGACGCCGGCGACACGATCACCGAGGCCGACGTGCCGGTGCTGTTCGAGCGGTACGGCCGCACCGAGCACAGCCGCCGTACGCAGGCCCCCGGGCTCGGGCTCGGCCTGTCGATCGTGCGCCGCATGGTGGAGGCGCACGGCGGGACGTACGGCGTGGACCTCGGCGACGGCACGACCTTTTGGGTGGAATTGCCCGTATCCCCGAACGGCGTTCTGTCGCCTGAGTGAGCATGCTGAAGACCATCACCCGTAGCTCCGTCGTGCTCGCGGCCGTCGCCGCGGGCGTTGCCCTGTCTCCCGCCGCGTCCGCCGTGGTGCCGGGGCACGCCAACGAGGCCGCCGTCGCCGCGACCGCC is a window encoding:
- a CDS encoding ATP-dependent Clp protease ATP-binding subunit gives rise to the protein KALESIDVSLDGVRRQVEEIIGPGQQDPGGHIPFTPRAKRVLELSLREALQLGHNYIGTEHILLGLIREGEGVAAQVLVKLGADLNRVRQQVIQLLSGYQGKESAPAGGPAEGSTSGRGEGTPSSSLVLDQFGRNLTQSAREGKLDPVIGREKEIERVMQVLSRRTKNNPVLIGEPGVGKTAVVEGLAQMVVKGEVPETLKDKQLYTLDLGSLVAGSRYRGDFEERLKKVLKEIRTRGDIILFIDEMHTLVGAGAAEGSIDAASILKPMLARGELQTIGATTLDEYRKHLEKDAALERRFQPIQVGEPSVAHTIEILKGLRDRYEAHHRVSITDGALVAAATLADRYISDRFLPDKAIDLIDEAGSRMRIRRMTAPPDLREFDERIAGVRREKESAIDAQDFEKAASLRDKEKNLLQEKAQREKEWKAGDMDVVAEVDEEQIAEVLATWTGIPVFKLTEEETQRLLRMEGELHERVIGQEQAIKAVSQAIRRTRAGLKDPKRPGGSFIFAGPSGVGKTELSKTLAQFLFGDEDSLIQLDMSEFMEKHTVSRLVGSPPGYVGYDEGGQLTERVRRKPFSVVLFDEVEKAHPDVFNTLLQILEDGRLTDSQGRTVDFKNTILIMTTNLGTRDIAKGMNLGFSKAHDKAGNYERMKGKVQEELKQHFRPEFLNRIDDIIVFHQLSEEEIVQIVDLMLNRVETQLKNKDMALEVTPAAKMLLAVKGYDAVLGARPLRRTIQREIEDSLSEKILYKELGPGQIVVVDVEGEDAEAKFTFRGETKPDADAVPDAPPVDMAGSTGDTA
- a CDS encoding HAMP domain-containing sensor histidine kinase produces the protein MSDERERRREVNDLMRHDMRTRVGIGKGYITMLLAHYDRMSPEQRAAALHGIDDAFDRLDEFSRRVLMDEKLEVLGPVAQRGEVPVAAVLRPVVAAYPGVVVETAPDVPETAYADPVMVRELLDNLLANAVTAAPPDTPVTLRVSGALRFEVRDAGDTITEADVPVLFERYGRTEHSRRTQAPGLGLGLSIVRRMVEAHGGTYGVDLGDGTTFWVELPVSPNGVLSPE